TGGACGTGGGCTCGTTGGATTCCGTTCGCACAGCGGCCGACGAACTCAAGAGCGCCTATCCGCGCATCGACCTGCTGATCAACAACGCCGGCGTGATGTATCCGCCCAAGCAGACCACGGTCGACGGATTCGAACTGCAGTTCGGCACCAACCATCTGGGGCCCTTCGCGTTGACCGGGCTGCTCATCGAGCACCTGTTGCCGGTCGACGGCTCCCGCGTGGTCGCGGTCGCCAGCGTGGCGCACCGCATCCTCGCCAAGATCCACTTCGACGACCTGCAGTGGGAACGTCGCTACAACCGGGTGGAGGCGTACGGCCAGTCCAAGCTGGCGAATCTGTTGTTCGCCTATGAACTCCAGCGTCGCCTCGCCGCGGCGGGCAAGCCGACGATCTCGGTGGCCGCGCACCCGGGCCTGTCGAACACCGAGCTCATGCGGCACATCCCGGGAACCGGGTTGCCCGGCTATCGGCAGATCGCCGGTCTGTTCTCCAACAGCCCGCTGATGGGCGCGCTCGCGACGCTGCGCGCGGCCACCGATCCGGGCGTGCGGGGCGGCGAATACTACGGTCCGGACGGGTTCCGCGAGACGCGCGGCCACCCCAAGCTCGTGAAGTCCAGTTCCCAGTCCCATGATCCGGAGTTGCAGCGCCGGCTGTGGGCCGTCTCGGAAGAGCTGACCGGCGTCAGCTACCCGGTGTGATCATGCGGACCGTCGAAGAACACCAGAAGATCGTCGCGGGCCTCATCAAAGCCCGTGAACCGCAATCGGTTCCGCTCGCCGACGCGTTGGGCCTGATCCTCGCGGCCGACGTCGTCGCACCGCTGTCGCTGCCCGGGTTCGACAACTCGGCGATGGACGGCTACGCCGTCGTGGCCGACGACATCGCGGGCGCCGGCGCGGACAGCCCCGTGCTACTGCCCGTCGCCGAGGACATCCCGGCCGGGCGCACCGATCCGCTGACGCTGAAACCCGGCACGGCACACCGGATCATGACAGGGGCACCCGTCCCGGCCGGGGCCACCGCGGTGATCCCGGTGGAAGCCACCGACGGCGCCACCGACACCGTGACCATCCGTGCGGCGGCCAAACCCGGTCAGCACATCCGCCGGGCCGGCGAGGATGTCACGGCCGGCACCACGGTGCTGCATGCCGGCCAGACCGTCACCCCGGCCGCACTGGGCCTGGCCGCGGCACTGGGCCTTGCGGAGCTGACCGTCGTCCCGCCGCAGCGGGTCATGGTGATGTCCACCGGAACCGAACTGGTCAAGCCGGGCACGCCGCTGCAGCCCGGCCAGATCTACGAGTCGAACGCCGTGATGCTCTCGGCCGCGGTCCGCGACGCGGGCGCGCTCGTGGTGTCGTCGCCGATGTCGCATGACGACGTCGACACGTTCCGCGCGGTGCTGGCCGAGCATGCGCGCGACATCGACCTGATCATCACCACAGGCGGTGTCAGCGCCGGCGCCTACGAGGTGGTCAAGGACGCCCTCGCCGAGCAGGTCGACTTCGTCAAGGTCGCGATGCAACCCGGCATGCCCCAGGGTTCGGGCATGGTCGGTTCGACCCCGATCATCACGCTGCCCGGAAACCCGGTCAGTGCGCTCGTGTCGTTCGAGGTGTTCGTCCGTGCACCGCTGCGGGCCGCGATGGGCCATATCGAACCGGGACGCCCGAAGCGCGCGGCGGTGCTCACCGAGGCGCTCACCTCCCCGGCAGGCAAACGGCAGTTCCGTCGCGGTGTGCTCACCGGCGACACCGTCACCAGCTACGGGCCCCCGGCGTCGCATCACCTGCGCTGGCTGGCCTCGGCCAACTGCCTGCTGGAGATCGGCGAAGACGTCACCGAGGTGCCCGCGGGGACGTCTGTCCAGGTCTGGGACCTGAGCTAGCGATTCCGACACCCCTCGCACGTAGAATCCACCCGATGGCCAGACGCCCCGATCTCCAATCCGGCCCAGAACGCCTCGCGGCGCTGGTGCGCTCCAGCATTCCGCCGATGCACTCCGCGGGCCTGCCCTTCGTCGGCGCGAGCCTCGCGGTCGCACTGCTCGGCCGCAACCGGCGCTGGGTGCGGCGCGCGGGGTTGATCTCCGCGGGTGCCAACGCCGCCTTCTTCCGGCACCCGCCGCGGGTGCCACCGACCCGCCCAGGCGTCGTGGTCGCACCCGCCGACGGTTTGATCTGTCTGCTCGGTGAGGCCACTCCCCCGGCCGAGCTGGGCCTGCCGGACACCCCGATGCAGCGGGTCAGCATCTTCCTGTCGGTGCTCGACGCGCACGTGCAGCGCGCACCGATCGGCGGTGAGGTGGTCGCGGTGCGTCACCGGCCCGGCCGCTTCCACTCGGCCGAACTGGAAGCCGCAAGCGAAGACAACGAACGCAACAGCGTCGTCATCCGCACCCCCGAGGGCGTACACGTCATCGCGGTGCAGATCGCCGGTCTCATCGCGCGGCGGATCGTGTGCGACGCACACGTCGGCGACAAGCTCGCGATCGGCGACACCTACGGACTGATCCGCTACGGCTCCCGCCTGGACACCTATTTCCCGGCGGATGCGCGAGTACTCGTCTCACACGGTCAGCGCACGCTGGCCGGCGAAACGGTACTGGCGGAACTCGCATGATCAAGGCCCGCATCAGGCGCCCCTCCTTCACGGTCCGGATGCTGCCGAGCGCGATGACGGTTGCCGCCATCTGTCTCGG
This genomic window from Mycolicibacterium goodii contains:
- a CDS encoding SDR family NAD(P)-dependent oxidoreductase, whose translation is MSADTKWTESDVPDQSGRVAIVTGSNTGLGYETARVLAAKGAHVVIAVRNLDKGRDAMRQITASTPKADVKLQKLDVGSLDSVRTAADELKSAYPRIDLLINNAGVMYPPKQTTVDGFELQFGTNHLGPFALTGLLIEHLLPVDGSRVVAVASVAHRILAKIHFDDLQWERRYNRVEAYGQSKLANLLFAYELQRRLAAAGKPTISVAAHPGLSNTELMRHIPGTGLPGYRQIAGLFSNSPLMGALATLRAATDPGVRGGEYYGPDGFRETRGHPKLVKSSSQSHDPELQRRLWAVSEELTGVSYPV
- the moeA gene encoding molybdopterin molybdotransferase MoeA encodes the protein MRTVEEHQKIVAGLIKAREPQSVPLADALGLILAADVVAPLSLPGFDNSAMDGYAVVADDIAGAGADSPVLLPVAEDIPAGRTDPLTLKPGTAHRIMTGAPVPAGATAVIPVEATDGATDTVTIRAAAKPGQHIRRAGEDVTAGTTVLHAGQTVTPAALGLAAALGLAELTVVPPQRVMVMSTGTELVKPGTPLQPGQIYESNAVMLSAAVRDAGALVVSSPMSHDDVDTFRAVLAEHARDIDLIITTGGVSAGAYEVVKDALAEQVDFVKVAMQPGMPQGSGMVGSTPIITLPGNPVSALVSFEVFVRAPLRAAMGHIEPGRPKRAAVLTEALTSPAGKRQFRRGVLTGDTVTSYGPPASHHLRWLASANCLLEIGEDVTEVPAGTSVQVWDLS
- a CDS encoding phosphatidylserine decarboxylase, which produces MARRPDLQSGPERLAALVRSSIPPMHSAGLPFVGASLAVALLGRNRRWVRRAGLISAGANAAFFRHPPRVPPTRPGVVVAPADGLICLLGEATPPAELGLPDTPMQRVSIFLSVLDAHVQRAPIGGEVVAVRHRPGRFHSAELEAASEDNERNSVVIRTPEGVHVIAVQIAGLIARRIVCDAHVGDKLAIGDTYGLIRYGSRLDTYFPADARVLVSHGQRTLAGETVLAELA